In Anthonomus grandis grandis chromosome 24, icAntGran1.3, whole genome shotgun sequence, a single genomic region encodes these proteins:
- the LOC126749293 gene encoding uncharacterized protein LOC126749293: MNSSSSDEFDEEIEECAVAIICSTKPKKKKIWIHEINENRESFGEYHTLVNLLIKDANRFHMYFRMSRDQFESLHGKIEERIKKIDTTFRRAICTRERLAVFLRFLATGNSFRSLGFSYKMGFSTVREIIKEVAKAIKELLASEFLPIPTEQRWEEISARYQSMWNFPNCIGALDGKHINIRCPINGGSNYYNYKGCNSIVLLALVDANYRFIAIDVGSYGRNSDGGIFAKSSLGISLANNTLNLPADKPLTQNGEALPHVIVGDEAFPLKSYLLRPYSRRYVAGNEPNKIFNYRLSRARRVVENSFGILAARWRIFLKHMEIQPDFVDESICRNLSS, encoded by the exons ATGAATTCAAGCTCATCAGATGAATTTgatgaagaaattgaagaatgTGCTGTTGCTATTATTTGTTCTACAaaacctaagaaaaaaaaaatttggattcaCGAAATAAACGAAAATAGAGAATCATTTGGCGAATATCATACTTTAGTGAATCTACTTATTAAAGATGCAAATCGCTTCCATATGTACTTTAGGATGTCCAGGGATCAATTTGAAAGTTTACatggaaaaattgaagaaagaataaaaaaaattgataccaCTTTTCGAAGAGCGATCTGTACAAGAGAAAGATTAGCtgtatttttaag ATTCTTAGCCACTGGCAATTCATTTCGATCTCTTGGCTTCAGTTATAAAATGGGATTTAGCACAGTTCGTGAAATTATCAAAGAAGTAGCAAAGGCCATAAAGGAACTTCTAGCATCAGAATTTTTACCAATACCCACAGAGCAACGATGGGAAGAAATAAGTGCAAGATATCAGTCTATGTGGAACTTTCCTAACTGTATAGGCGCTTTAGACGGAAAGCATATAAATATTCGCTGTCCTATTAATGGCGGatcaaattattataactaCAAAGGTTGTAACTCAATTGTTCTGCTGGCGCTGGTGGATGCTAATTACCGATTCATAGCGATTGATGTGGGCTCATATGGTCGCAACAGCGATGGAGGAATTTTTGCCAAGTCTTCTCTGGGAATTTCGTTAGCTAATAATACACTGAATCTTCCAGCTGATAAGCCGCTTACACAAAACGGTGAAGCTTTACCTCATGTTATTGTGGGAGACGAAGCTTTCCCACTAAAATCGTATTTATTACGCCCCTATAGCCGGCGTTATGTAGCAGGAAATgagccaaataaaatttttaactatagGCTTTCGCGGGCTAGGAGAGTAGTGGAAAATAGTTTTGGAATTCTTGCAGCACGATGGCGAATTTTTCTTAAGCACATGGAAATACAACCAGATTTTGTTGATGAGAGTATATGCCGCAATTTGTCTTCATAA